The sequence CCGTGAAACCCGTCCGGGGACGGGCGCGCGGCACGCCGCGATTTGCTATGTAGTGGTCAGGTCAGCTTTGAAGGAACGGCGAGATGGTTTCCGCCAACACGAAAGGATCGAATTTAGCGACGTAGGCGTCAACACCGACGCTGCTGCCCATCGCCCGGTTGGCGTTGGACGACAGCGAAGAGTGCATGACCACCGGGATGCCGTGGAAGCGCGGATCGGCCTTGATGTGCTTGGTCAGCACGTAGCCGTCCATCTCCGGCATCTCGGCGTCGACCAGGATCAGCTTGAGGTGGTGGTTGAGCGGCTCGCTGTCGTGCTGGTAGCGGTTGGCGATGTTCTGCAGTTTGTCCCACGCTTCCGCGCCGTTGTTGGCCTGCTGGTACTTGACGCTGAGCTTGTCGAGCACGCCGACGATCTCCTTGCGCGCGACCATCGAGTCGTCGACGAAGAACATGAACTTTTCCTGGTCCACGCTCACGGCAGGGATGTCGGGCACGAAGGTTTCGCCGATCACGCCGGCCAGGATCTGCTCGACGTCGAGGATCGAAACCAGCTTGCCGTCGTCGAGCTCGGTGATGGCGGTGATCATGGCCTGGCTGCCGGCCAGCATGT is a genomic window of Chitinimonas koreensis containing:
- a CDS encoding chemotaxis protein, which codes for MSNSNSTLLDSVDARTKLAGSNKMEILLFSLGTRETFGINVFKVREVSQTPRITKTPNMPSGVEGVISLRGNIIPVISLAKFVCPGDQDKAMEETMIVTEFSKHTQGFLVQSVDRIIRVDWNKVRAPENMLAGSQAMITAITELDDGKLVSILDVEQILAGVIGETFVPDIPAVSVDQEKFMFFVDDSMVARKEIVGVLDKLSVKYQQANNGAEAWDKLQNIANRYQHDSEPLNHHLKLILVDAEMPEMDGYVLTKHIKADPRFHGIPVVMHSSLSSNANRAMGSSVGVDAYVAKFDPFVLAETISPFLQS